DNA from Clostridia bacterium:
AAACGACCGCCAACGCCGCCTATATTTTTCCTGGCTTCGCCACCGATCGCACAACCGATTCTTAGGGATACGGTTCCGTTCGCACTGGGTGGCTTTCCTAGTGGCTGATCCGTGGTGGGTTTCGTGGAGGGGACAGCGAGTAGGAGAAATTCACGAGTTGGTAGTTGACCCAGCATTGTGGGGGCGAGGATTAGGAAGTAAGCTATTGGAGGCAGGCATACAGTATTTAGTCCAGCGCGGACACCGAAGAATAGAACTCTGGGTAGGAAAAGATAACCTTACCGCCAAGCGCTTCTATTGCCGGCATGGCTTCAGGACAGGTATACTTTGGAATAATCGGTGGCAGCAAATGCTTAAATATGAACGGCCCAACAGTAAGTAAGGGTTACCCAGGCTCTTACTCCACAGGCCTAGGTAACCCTCTCTCAGGTTTTCCCGCTCTTAGCCCTGCTTCGCCTTTCGAGCTTCTTCTATCACCTTCTCAGCCACATTCGATGGAGCTTCTTCATACTGGCCAAATTCCATGTGAAACTGGCCCCGACCTTGAGTAATGGCCTTAAGGTCTATGGCATACCTATACATTTCTGCCATGGGAACTTGAGCACGAATCAACTGCATCTTGCCATCGGGTTCCATGCCAAGGATTCGGCCCCGTTTGCTGTTCAGATCCCCAATGATATCGCCCATGAACTGTTCGGGAACACGGATTTCAACGTTGGCAATGGGCTCTAGCAAGACTGGTTTTGCCTGTTCTAAGGCCTTGCGGAGAGCCAAAGCAGCAGCTATCTTGAATGCCATTTCCGACGAGTCCACCGGGTGATATGACCCGTCAACTAGGGTAACCTT
Protein-coding regions in this window:
- a CDS encoding GNAT family N-acetyltransferase, with protein sequence NDRQRRLYFSWLRHRSHNRFLGIRFRSHWVAFLVADPWWVSWRGQRVGEIHELVVDPALWGRGLGSKLLEAGIQYLVQRGHRRIELWVGKDNLTAKRFYCRHGFRTGILWNNRWQQMLKYERPNSK